The Saccharothrix variisporea genome has a segment encoding these proteins:
- the purF gene encoding amidophosphoribosyltransferase, which produces MVTDQSAAGRTDTEQEPREECGVFGVWAPGEEVAKLTYYGLYALQHRGQEAAGISVGDGSQVVVFKDLGLVSQVFDEQVLSSLRGHVAVGHCRYSTTGSTTWENAQPTFRTTATGSGLSLGHNGNLVNTAELLTRARELGVDTSHGATTDSDLVCGLLAAQAADIGIEQAAMQLLPTLRGAFCLTFSDESTLYAARDPHGVRPLVLGRLERGWVVASETAALDIVGASFVREVEPGELIAIDENGLRSSRFANPEPKGCIFEYVYLARPDTSIAGRSVHATRVEIGRRLAQEHPVEADLVIPVPESGTPAAIGYAQASGIPYGSGLVKNAYVGRTFIQPSQTIRQLGIRLKLNPLRDVIRGKRLVVVDDSIVRGNTQRALVRMLREAGAVEVHVRIASPPVKWPCFYGIDFASRAELIANGLDDDGIRRSIGSDSLGYVSLEQLVAATEQPKTRLCSACFDGDYPIPLPEDALIGKHLLEGIRGVAGSAAPVLSNGYGAEDALRRP; this is translated from the coding sequence GTGGTCACCGACCAGTCAGCAGCCGGCCGCACCGATACCGAGCAGGAGCCCCGCGAGGAATGCGGGGTGTTCGGTGTCTGGGCACCCGGTGAAGAGGTCGCCAAACTCACCTACTACGGCCTGTACGCGTTGCAGCACCGCGGCCAGGAAGCCGCCGGCATCTCCGTCGGCGACGGCAGCCAGGTCGTGGTCTTCAAGGACCTGGGCCTGGTCAGCCAGGTGTTCGACGAGCAGGTGCTGTCCAGCCTGCGCGGCCACGTCGCCGTCGGGCACTGCCGCTACTCCACCACCGGGTCCACGACCTGGGAGAACGCCCAGCCGACGTTCCGCACCACGGCCACCGGCTCCGGCCTGTCGCTGGGCCACAACGGCAACCTGGTCAACACCGCCGAGCTGCTGACCCGCGCCCGCGAGCTGGGCGTGGACACCAGCCACGGCGCCACCACCGACTCCGACCTGGTGTGCGGGCTGCTCGCGGCGCAGGCGGCGGACATCGGCATCGAGCAGGCCGCCATGCAGCTGCTGCCGACCCTGCGCGGCGCGTTCTGCCTCACGTTCTCCGACGAGTCCACCCTGTACGCGGCGCGCGACCCGCACGGCGTCCGCCCGCTGGTGCTGGGCCGGCTGGAGCGCGGCTGGGTGGTGGCCAGCGAGACCGCGGCCCTGGACATCGTGGGCGCCTCCTTCGTCCGCGAGGTGGAACCGGGTGAGCTGATCGCGATCGACGAGAACGGCCTGCGGTCCTCCCGGTTCGCCAACCCCGAGCCCAAGGGCTGCATCTTCGAGTACGTCTACCTGGCCCGCCCGGACACCTCCATCGCCGGCCGGTCCGTGCACGCCACCCGCGTCGAGATCGGCCGCCGCCTGGCCCAGGAGCACCCGGTGGAGGCCGACCTGGTCATCCCGGTGCCCGAGTCCGGCACGCCCGCCGCCATCGGCTACGCCCAGGCCTCCGGCATCCCCTACGGGTCCGGCCTGGTCAAGAACGCCTACGTGGGCCGCACGTTCATCCAGCCGTCGCAGACCATCCGCCAGCTGGGCATCCGGCTCAAGCTCAACCCGCTGCGGGACGTCATCCGCGGCAAGCGCCTGGTCGTCGTGGACGACTCGATCGTGCGCGGCAACACCCAGCGCGCCCTCGTCCGGATGCTGCGCGAGGCCGGCGCGGTCGAGGTGCACGTCCGGATCGCGTCCCCGCCGGTCAAGTGGCCGTGCTTCTACGGCATCGACTTCGCCTCCCGCGCCGAGCTGATCGCCAACGGCCTGGACGACGACGGCATCCGCCGGTCCATCGGCTCCGACTCGCTCGGTTACGTCTCGCTGGAGCAGCTCGTCGCGGCCACCGAACAGCCCAAGACGCGGCTGTGCTCGGCGTGCTTCGACGGCGACTACCCCATCCCGCTGCCCGAGGACGCCCTGATCGGCAAGCACCTGCTGGAGGGCATCCGGGGCGTGGCGGGCTCGGCGGCTCCCGTTCTGTCGAACGGGTACGGTGCCGAGGACGCCTTGCGGCGTCCGTGA